The following are from one region of the Cloacibacterium sp. TD35 genome:
- the nhaA gene encoding Na+/H+ antiporter NhaA, whose product MLITNYFRKFFQIAQSSGNLLIICVIVSLMIANSSLGDDFQNALDYQIGPYSTSLWINDGLMAIFFLLVGLEIKRELVEGELSSLKNASLPIFAAIGGMLVPALIFTFFNYGTEYQNGWGIPMATDIAFSLAIISMLGKRVPASVKIFLTALAIVDDLGAIVVIAIFYTEKLESTYLALSGAILLLLILLNFFKVKKHIFYIIPGLFLWYFMHHSGIHATIAGVLLAFTIPTNESSTEISPLEKLEEKLHLPVNYFIMPIFALANTNIQFKSGMIEGLFSNFGYGIILGLVVGKVIGINLFSLIAIKLKLSDLPKNSNWSQMIGAGLLAGIGFTMSIFIALLSYKGHTEIQDEAKFAILVASAISGFSGYFLLKLLAKKKVTISDYKENI is encoded by the coding sequence ATGCTGATTACCAATTATTTTAGAAAATTTTTCCAAATAGCTCAATCTTCAGGAAATTTATTGATTATCTGCGTCATCGTTTCATTAATGATTGCTAACTCTAGCTTAGGAGATGATTTTCAAAATGCATTAGATTATCAAATAGGACCATATTCCACAAGCCTCTGGATTAATGATGGTTTAATGGCCATTTTCTTCTTATTGGTAGGTTTAGAAATTAAACGTGAATTGGTAGAAGGAGAGCTTTCTAGCCTTAAAAACGCTTCTCTTCCTATTTTTGCAGCGATTGGCGGAATGCTGGTTCCTGCATTAATCTTCACTTTTTTTAATTACGGAACAGAATACCAAAATGGTTGGGGAATTCCTATGGCTACAGATATTGCTTTTTCTCTCGCCATCATTTCTATGCTAGGGAAAAGAGTTCCCGCTTCTGTTAAGATTTTCCTTACTGCTCTTGCAATTGTAGATGATTTAGGAGCAATTGTAGTGATTGCAATTTTCTACACAGAAAAATTAGAATCCACTTATTTAGCTTTGAGTGGTGCTATTTTACTCCTTTTGATTCTTTTGAATTTCTTCAAAGTTAAAAAGCATATTTTCTATATCATTCCGGGATTATTTTTATGGTATTTTATGCATCACAGTGGCATTCATGCTACTATTGCAGGGGTTTTATTGGCATTTACAATTCCTACGAATGAGAGTTCTACAGAAATTTCGCCTTTAGAAAAATTAGAAGAAAAATTACACTTACCCGTTAATTATTTCATCATGCCGATTTTCGCATTAGCGAATACCAATATTCAATTTAAAAGCGGAATGATAGAAGGATTATTTAGCAATTTCGGCTACGGAATTATTCTAGGTTTAGTTGTAGGAAAAGTAATAGGAATCAATCTATTTTCCTTGATTGCCATCAAATTAAAATTAAGTGACTTACCAAAAAATAGCAATTGGTCTCAAATGATTGGGGCAGGTTTATTGGCAGGAATTGGTTTTACCATGTCTATTTTCATTGCGTTGCTTTCTTACAAAGGACACACCGAAATACAAGACGAAGCCAAATTTGCGATTCTTGTCGCTTCTGCTATTTCTGGATTTTCTGGTTATTTTTTACTAAAACTTTTAGCTAAAAAGAAGGTCACAATTTCTGATTATAAAGAAAATATTTAA
- a CDS encoding RelA/SpoT family protein, protein MVYDLEKENKEIQYRYKDLISNTYRTLDEEQNKLIRKAFDIALDAHKDQRRKTGEPYIYHPIEVAKIVANEIGLGATSIACALLHDVIEDSEYTYEDIKKIFGQKIADIVNGLTKISVMNHQNISVQSENYRKLLLTLSEDFRVILIKIADRLHNMRTLESMRDDKQKKIASETVYIYAPLAHRLGLYNIKSELEDLSLRYNNPEVYYDIANKLELAKDTREKYVEEFKKEVSEQLKEEHLNFTIKGRAKAINSIYRKMLKQNVPFEEVFDNYAIRIIYKSDAKNEKFIAWKIYSIVTDLYHSNPQRMRDWITNPRSTGYESLHLTVLGPDKKWIEVQIRSERMDEIAEKGVAAHYKYKEGFKQSSDDKNFEQWVSQIREVIEQQQNLSTTELLDNIKLNLYSKEVFVFTPKGEIKILPVGSTALDFAFSVHTDLGMKCLGAKINGKLVPISYVLQNGDQIDILSSQNQKPKQDWLDIVITSKAKSRIKAALNSEKNSQVAEGKEIFQRKLRHAKLTFSEEEVNNIQKFFNHKTSQDLFLKFYDGTYDTTDLKKYADSKSALKNFFQRFRKSPNINTAYEESPTTDLDLIVFGKDEEKLNYSFAKCCTVIPGDKIFGFITISDGIKVHNDNCPNAINLRANYDYRVMPAKWVNEQRYSSRVRIEIEGIDRKGLVNDITEVISNAMNIDMKSISIESNDGIFLGTITLEVKNKSQLEETLKQLRNVLSVTQVKRL, encoded by the coding sequence ATGGTTTATGATTTAGAAAAAGAAAATAAAGAAATTCAGTATCGCTATAAAGATTTAATCTCTAATACATACAGAACTCTTGATGAAGAACAGAATAAACTCATCAGGAAAGCATTTGATATTGCTTTAGATGCTCACAAAGACCAAAGAAGAAAAACTGGCGAACCCTATATTTACCACCCTATTGAAGTGGCAAAAATTGTCGCAAATGAAATAGGATTAGGAGCTACTTCTATTGCTTGCGCATTACTTCATGACGTAATAGAAGATTCTGAATACACCTATGAAGACATCAAGAAAATTTTTGGTCAAAAAATAGCAGATATCGTCAATGGATTGACTAAAATTTCGGTAATGAACCATCAAAACATTTCGGTTCAGTCTGAAAATTACAGAAAACTACTCCTTACACTTTCTGAAGACTTCCGTGTAATTCTCATCAAAATTGCAGACAGATTGCATAATATGAGAACACTAGAGAGCATGAGAGATGACAAACAAAAGAAAATCGCCTCAGAAACCGTTTATATCTACGCTCCTCTTGCTCATAGATTAGGCCTTTACAACATAAAATCTGAACTTGAAGATTTATCTCTTAGATACAATAATCCTGAAGTATATTATGACATTGCCAATAAATTAGAACTTGCCAAAGACACTCGTGAAAAGTATGTAGAAGAATTTAAAAAAGAAGTTTCAGAACAACTTAAAGAAGAGCATCTTAATTTCACCATCAAAGGTAGAGCGAAAGCCATTAATTCTATTTATAGAAAAATGCTGAAGCAAAACGTACCTTTTGAAGAGGTTTTTGACAATTACGCAATTAGAATTATTTATAAATCAGATGCTAAAAACGAAAAATTCATTGCTTGGAAAATCTATTCCATCGTTACTGATTTATACCACAGCAATCCGCAAAGGATGCGTGACTGGATTACCAATCCGCGTTCTACAGGCTACGAAAGCTTACATTTGACCGTTTTAGGTCCTGACAAAAAATGGATTGAAGTTCAAATTCGCTCCGAAAGAATGGACGAAATCGCTGAAAAAGGTGTTGCAGCACATTATAAATACAAAGAAGGCTTCAAACAAAGCAGTGACGATAAGAATTTTGAACAATGGGTTTCTCAGATTAGAGAAGTCATCGAACAACAACAAAACCTTTCTACCACAGAACTTCTTGACAATATTAAACTTAATCTTTATTCCAAAGAAGTTTTTGTTTTCACTCCAAAAGGAGAAATTAAAATTTTACCAGTAGGCTCTACAGCTTTAGATTTTGCGTTTTCGGTTCACACTGATTTGGGTATGAAATGTTTAGGTGCAAAAATCAATGGAAAACTGGTTCCTATTTCTTACGTTTTACAAAACGGAGACCAAATAGATATTCTTTCTTCTCAAAATCAAAAACCAAAACAAGATTGGCTAGATATTGTCATCACATCTAAAGCAAAGTCTAGAATTAAAGCTGCTCTTAATTCCGAAAAAAACAGTCAAGTTGCAGAAGGAAAAGAGATTTTCCAAAGAAAATTAAGACATGCAAAACTCACCTTTTCAGAGGAAGAAGTGAATAATATTCAGAAATTTTTCAATCATAAAACCTCTCAAGATTTATTTTTAAAATTCTACGATGGCACTTATGATACCACAGATTTAAAAAAATATGCCGATTCTAAAAGTGCACTGAAAAACTTCTTCCAGAGATTTAGAAAGTCACCTAATATCAATACCGCTTACGAAGAAAGTCCAACCACAGATTTAGACTTAATCGTTTTCGGTAAAGATGAAGAAAAACTGAATTACAGCTTTGCCAAGTGTTGTACCGTAATTCCAGGCGATAAAATTTTTGGATTTATCACCATTTCAGACGGAATTAAAGTTCATAATGACAACTGTCCGAACGCGATTAACCTTAGAGCCAATTACGATTACAGAGTAATGCCTGCAAAATGGGTAAATGAACAGCGTTACAGCAGCAGAGTAAGAATAGAAATCGAAGGAATCGACAGAAAAGGATTAGTCAACGATATTACTGAAGTGATTAGCAATGCCATGAATATTGACATGAAAAGTATTTCTATCGAAAGTAATGACGGTATTTTCTTAGGAACCATCACTCTAGAAGTTAAAAACAAAAGCCAACTAGAAGAAACACTAAAACAACTCAGAAATGTACTGAGTGTAACCCAAGTAAAAAGATTATAA
- the dacB gene encoding D-alanyl-D-alanine carboxypeptidase/D-alanyl-D-alanine endopeptidase, whose amino-acid sequence MKKFFAFITVFCLQIFYSQSVIQNLDKAVQSLLASSPMYSGNLSFYVADESGNFVYEYQGNKGLSTASTMKIFTAAAALETLGKNYQYKTQIALDKNLYIFSNGDPTLGSWRYDDYKPEHFISKIIQSLKSINIKEISGDLVIDDTYFDFQKIPGGWPYNDIGNYYGAGVWGVNWRENQFDINTFGKDFKNFNINLEGVHFVNDARTEGTSDRSIIFTTPYNDVAHVMGTLPAKNLTISGATPNPPKQLALEIIAELKKQNIAFSGKIIINSERLIEGQNPLVFPKNKVILEYLSPTLDKMVFWFLKKSINFYGETFVKTMAKEKTGNSSFESGMKYLKNFWKQRGIDERMINFVDGSGLSPQNYAAARAEVLALIWAKKQPWFAEYFEGFPVQGNGMKMKSGSIKDCRAFAGYHTSKFGQKYVFAIIMNNYQANDLSDALYKVLNHLK is encoded by the coding sequence ATGAAGAAATTTTTTGCTTTTATAACGGTTTTTTGCTTACAAATATTTTATTCCCAGTCGGTTATACAAAATTTAGATAAGGCAGTTCAGTCACTTTTGGCTTCGTCTCCTATGTATTCTGGGAATCTCTCTTTTTATGTAGCAGATGAAAGCGGAAACTTTGTTTATGAATATCAAGGAAACAAAGGATTGTCTACCGCTTCTACTATGAAGATTTTTACGGCTGCAGCGGCTTTGGAAACTTTAGGGAAGAATTATCAATATAAAACTCAGATAGCATTAGATAAAAATCTCTATATTTTTTCTAATGGAGATCCTACTTTGGGAAGTTGGCGGTATGATGATTATAAACCTGAGCACTTCATTTCAAAAATTATACAAAGTCTGAAATCTATAAACATCAAAGAAATTTCTGGAGATTTGGTGATAGATGACACGTATTTTGATTTTCAGAAAATTCCTGGAGGATGGCCTTATAATGACATTGGAAATTATTATGGAGCTGGAGTTTGGGGTGTAAATTGGCGAGAAAACCAATTTGATATTAATACCTTTGGCAAGGATTTTAAAAATTTTAATATCAATTTAGAAGGTGTACATTTTGTGAATGATGCAAGAACGGAAGGAACTTCAGACAGAAGCATCATTTTTACTACTCCTTATAATGATGTGGCGCATGTAATGGGCACGCTTCCTGCAAAAAATTTGACGATTTCTGGAGCTACACCTAATCCGCCAAAACAATTGGCGCTAGAAATTATAGCAGAATTAAAGAAGCAAAATATCGCTTTTAGCGGAAAAATCATCATCAATTCTGAGAGATTAATTGAAGGGCAAAATCCTTTAGTATTTCCTAAAAATAAAGTGATTTTAGAATATTTATCGCCTACTTTAGATAAAATGGTCTTTTGGTTTTTGAAAAAAAGCATCAATTTCTATGGGGAAACTTTCGTGAAAACAATGGCTAAAGAAAAAACAGGAAATTCTTCTTTTGAAAGTGGAATGAAATACCTTAAAAATTTTTGGAAACAGCGCGGGATAGACGAAAGAATGATTAATTTTGTAGATGGTAGTGGATTGTCTCCGCAAAATTATGCAGCAGCTAGAGCCGAAGTTTTAGCTTTGATTTGGGCGAAAAAACAACCATGGTTTGCTGAATATTTTGAGGGGTTTCCGGTGCAAGGAAATGGTATGAAAATGAAAAGCGGAAGTATAAAAGATTGTAGAGCTTTTGCTGGTTATCATACTTCTAAATTTGGTCAGAAATATGTTTTTGCGATTATTATGAATAATTATCAGGCCAATGATTTGAGTGATGCGCTGTATAAAGTTTTGAATCACTTGAAATAA
- a CDS encoding sensor histidine kinase — protein MRNNFISKINNWFVFVLLTIIVAGLAISSNFLINHLRKKETDRIKSLATAVKYLQDNNVDSRLNDLSLNVIDENKDIPIIITDKKRNLIDSKNIDEEILNNPEKLKQKIAEMDDKYPPFEIQLPHFNNQFVFYDNSDFLNYLRYYPYALGLFIGLYLLFSFWFLRTIKKSDESMLWAGLAKETAHQIGTPLSSMIGWVEVMKLDANRNDDGLLEINKDINRLKTISERFSKIGSVPELNDLNLKETVQQNFDYLKSRISRKVNFELKVPAREILIPHNRILMSWVIENLVKNAVDAMKGEGKLEISLYSKNNYVLIDIKDSGSGMTNTQMRSAFKPGYSTKKRGWGLGLSLAKRVINEYHNGDIKIAESEVGKGTTFRIALKS, from the coding sequence TTGAGAAACAACTTTATTTCTAAGATAAACAACTGGTTTGTGTTTGTGCTATTAACCATAATAGTTGCAGGATTGGCTATTTCCTCTAACTTTTTAATCAATCATCTTAGAAAAAAAGAAACAGATAGGATAAAATCTCTTGCTACGGCTGTTAAATATCTTCAAGACAATAATGTAGATTCTCGATTGAATGACTTGTCACTCAATGTTATTGACGAAAATAAAGATATTCCGATTATTATCACTGATAAAAAGAGAAATCTGATTGATAGCAAAAACATCGACGAAGAAATCTTAAATAATCCCGAAAAACTGAAACAGAAAATCGCAGAAATGGATGATAAATATCCTCCGTTTGAGATTCAGTTGCCTCATTTTAATAACCAATTTGTTTTTTATGATAATTCAGACTTTCTTAATTATCTTAGATATTATCCTTATGCATTAGGTTTGTTCATCGGGTTATATCTTTTGTTTTCTTTTTGGTTTTTGCGTACCATCAAAAAATCAGATGAATCTATGCTGTGGGCTGGTTTAGCTAAAGAAACTGCACACCAAATCGGAACTCCGCTTTCTTCTATGATTGGTTGGGTAGAAGTGATGAAACTCGATGCCAATAGAAATGACGATGGTTTACTTGAAATCAATAAGGATATCAATCGTTTAAAAACCATTTCTGAGCGTTTTTCGAAAATTGGTTCGGTTCCAGAACTAAATGACTTGAATTTAAAGGAAACAGTTCAACAAAATTTTGATTATCTGAAATCTAGAATTTCCAGAAAAGTAAATTTTGAACTCAAAGTTCCCGCAAGAGAAATATTAATTCCTCACAATAGAATTTTGATGAGTTGGGTGATTGAAAACCTTGTGAAAAATGCGGTAGATGCGATGAAAGGAGAGGGTAAACTGGAAATTTCTCTTTATTCTAAGAATAATTACGTGTTGATAGATATAAAAGATTCTGGCTCTGGAATGACTAATACGCAAATGCGAAGTGCTTTCAAACCGGGTTATTCTACCAAAAAAAGAGGTTGGGGTTTAGGTTTGTCTTTGGCAAAACGTGTCATCAACGAATATCACAATGGCGACATCAAAATCGCAGAATCTGAAGTAGGAAAGGGAACCACTTTTAGAATTGCGCTGAAATCTTAA
- a CDS encoding M1 family metallopeptidase has product MKKICLFLLVFSQIIFAQTFTKKDTLKGSDTAFRNFWDVKKYELTVEPNIQDQSVSGKNTIFFEITKDVENPTFQLDLQKPMNSKNFMGNFNYTNVKTEDDFIFIETQQSFKKGERFYMILEYFGNPRIAKHAPWDGGWVFTQDEKGNPWISVAQEGDGTSLWLPSKDIWSDEPDEGIEMKIITPKNLTGVGNGKLISQTIEKGKNVFTWEVKNPINLYSIVPTIGKFEHFSEIYNGENGKLDCDYYVLSYNLDKAKKQFTQVKPMLQAFEYWFGPYPFYEDGYKLVETPYLGMEHQSNVAYGNHYLNGYLGRDLSQTGVGLEWDFIIIHESGHEWFANNITAKDQADMWVHEGFTCYSETLFTQNYLNKEKAELYIKGIRQNIDNDKPIIGKYGVRNEGSGDMYYKGANMLHTIRTAINDDEKFRQILRGIGKDFYHQTVTTQQIENYISEKSGIDFTTVFEQYLRTTQIPTLEFSQNGKTLKYRWTNTVEGFNLPIRIENTTLTPTKEWQTIKLKDKKEVKFNDNYFVNFMKI; this is encoded by the coding sequence ATGAAAAAAATCTGTTTATTTCTTTTAGTTTTTAGTCAAATAATCTTTGCACAAACTTTTACCAAAAAAGATACTTTAAAAGGTTCTGATACGGCATTTAGAAATTTTTGGGATGTCAAAAAATACGAGCTCACTGTAGAACCTAATATTCAGGATCAATCAGTCAGCGGAAAAAACACCATTTTTTTTGAAATTACCAAAGATGTAGAAAATCCTACGTTTCAATTAGACCTTCAAAAGCCTATGAATTCTAAAAACTTCATGGGAAATTTTAATTACACCAATGTAAAAACCGAAGACGATTTCATTTTTATAGAAACTCAACAAAGTTTCAAAAAAGGAGAACGCTTTTACATGATTTTAGAATATTTCGGGAATCCTAGAATCGCAAAACACGCACCTTGGGATGGAGGCTGGGTATTTACCCAAGATGAAAAAGGAAATCCTTGGATTTCTGTAGCACAAGAAGGAGACGGAACCAGCCTTTGGTTACCCTCAAAAGATATTTGGAGTGATGAGCCAGATGAAGGCATAGAAATGAAAATTATTACGCCAAAAAATTTAACTGGTGTAGGAAATGGCAAATTAATTTCTCAAACCATAGAAAAAGGCAAAAATGTTTTCACTTGGGAAGTTAAAAACCCAATCAATCTGTACAGCATTGTTCCTACCATTGGGAAATTTGAACATTTTTCTGAAATCTATAATGGCGAAAATGGCAAGCTAGATTGTGATTATTATGTACTTTCATACAATTTAGACAAAGCAAAAAAACAATTTACACAGGTAAAACCAATGCTTCAGGCGTTTGAATATTGGTTTGGACCTTATCCTTTCTACGAAGACGGATATAAATTGGTAGAAACTCCCTATTTAGGAATGGAACATCAGTCTAATGTAGCCTATGGAAATCATTATCTGAATGGTTATCTAGGTAGGGATTTATCTCAAACTGGTGTAGGCTTAGAGTGGGATTTTATTATTATTCACGAATCTGGTCACGAATGGTTTGCTAACAATATTACCGCAAAAGACCAAGCTGATATGTGGGTTCACGAAGGTTTTACGTGCTACTCAGAAACACTTTTTACTCAAAACTATTTAAACAAAGAAAAAGCAGAATTGTACATTAAAGGAATCAGACAAAATATTGATAATGACAAGCCTATTATTGGAAAATATGGAGTAAGAAACGAAGGAAGTGGTGACATGTACTACAAAGGTGCCAATATGCTTCACACGATTAGAACTGCCATAAACGATGATGAAAAATTCAGACAAATTTTAAGAGGAATCGGTAAAGATTTTTATCATCAAACGGTAACTACTCAGCAAATTGAAAATTATATTTCTGAAAAATCGGGAATAGATTTCACCACTGTTTTTGAACAATATTTAAGAACCACTCAAATCCCAACTTTAGAATTTTCTCAAAACGGAAAAACGTTAAAATACAGATGGACAAATACTGTAGAAGGTTTCAACTTACCTATCAGAATAGAAAACACAACTCTAACCCCAACTAAAGAATGGCAAACCATTAAACTGAAAGACAAAAAAGAGGTAAAGTTTAATGATAATTACTTCGTAAATTTCATGAAGATTTAA
- a CDS encoding sigma-54-dependent transcriptional regulator, whose product MQKVLIVEDEKAISGVLHSILSDELTNYEVLVAEDGLEAYKLIEKDDFALVISDIKMPKLSGTELLKQALQLKPDTTFVMISGHADIDTAVNSLKDGAYDFISKPIDINRLITSVRNALDRKNLVQTTKVLQKENTQLKKKVNKKYQMIGASEALTKIQNMIEKVAATDARVLITGPNGAGKELVAHSIHAQSERSRGPMIEVNCAAIPSELIESELFGHVKGSFTGAIKDKQGKFELANGGTIFLDEIGDMSLVAQAKVLRALQESRVSPVGSDKEIKVDVRVVAATNKNLQKEIEAGKFREDLYHRLSVIEIYVPPLNARKEDIPLLVEHFAQIIADEQGNTVRKFDDKAIKALQNFSWTGNIRELRNVVERLIILGGNPVSEEDVAAFVRK is encoded by the coding sequence ATGCAAAAAGTATTAATCGTAGAAGACGAAAAAGCAATTTCTGGTGTACTGCACAGTATTTTATCAGATGAATTAACCAATTACGAAGTTTTGGTAGCAGAAGATGGTTTAGAAGCCTACAAACTCATTGAAAAAGATGATTTCGCATTGGTGATTTCAGATATAAAAATGCCAAAACTATCAGGTACTGAATTGTTAAAACAAGCACTTCAATTAAAACCAGATACCACTTTTGTAATGATTTCTGGTCATGCTGATATAGACACCGCAGTAAATTCTCTTAAAGATGGTGCTTATGATTTTATTTCAAAACCTATAGACATCAATAGATTGATTACCAGCGTAAGAAATGCTCTTGACCGTAAAAATCTAGTTCAAACTACTAAAGTTCTTCAAAAAGAGAATACCCAACTGAAGAAAAAAGTTAATAAAAAATATCAAATGATTGGGGCTTCTGAAGCGCTTACTAAAATTCAGAATATGATTGAAAAAGTAGCGGCTACAGATGCTAGAGTTTTGATTACAGGTCCTAATGGTGCTGGTAAAGAGTTGGTAGCCCACTCTATTCATGCACAAAGTGAAAGAAGTAGAGGACCAATGATTGAGGTAAACTGCGCGGCCATTCCATCAGAATTAATAGAATCTGAACTTTTCGGTCACGTAAAAGGCTCATTTACAGGTGCTATAAAAGACAAACAAGGTAAATTTGAATTAGCAAATGGAGGAACTATTTTCCTTGACGAAATTGGGGATATGAGTTTGGTTGCACAAGCCAAAGTTCTTCGTGCACTTCAGGAAAGCAGAGTTTCACCTGTAGGAAGTGATAAAGAAATAAAAGTAGATGTAAGAGTGGTAGCTGCAACCAATAAAAATTTACAAAAAGAAATAGAAGCTGGCAAGTTTAGAGAAGATTTATATCACAGACTTTCTGTCATTGAAATTTATGTACCACCATTAAATGCTAGAAAGGAAGACATTCCGCTTTTGGTAGAACATTTTGCTCAAATCATTGCAGATGAACAAGGAAATACAGTTAGAAAATTTGATGATAAAGCAATAAAAGCATTGCAAAATTTCTCATGGACAGGAAACATTCGTGAACTGAGAAACGTAGTAGAACGTTTAATTATTTTGGGCGGAAATCCTGTAAGCGAAGAAGATGTAGCAGCTTTCGTAAGAAAATAG
- a CDS encoding YggS family pyridoxal phosphate-dependent enzyme, which yields MSIQENYHKIKAQIPENVELVAVSKFHPVEKIKEVYDCGQKVFGENKVQELLSKVNELPADIKWHLIGHLQTNKVKYIAPFIDTIQSVDSEKLLLEINKEAVKNNRIIKVLLQVKIAEEETKYGLEISEAKEIFSNYLEHQYPNIEILGLMGMATFTDNKTQVKSEFLILKSLFDELSTFRKLETLSMGMSDDFALAIECGSTSVRIGSAIFGARNY from the coding sequence ATGTCTATTCAAGAAAATTACCATAAAATAAAAGCTCAAATTCCAGAAAACGTAGAACTAGTAGCCGTTTCTAAATTTCATCCTGTTGAAAAAATTAAAGAAGTTTATGATTGCGGACAAAAAGTTTTTGGAGAAAATAAAGTACAAGAACTTTTATCGAAAGTAAATGAACTCCCCGCTGATATTAAATGGCATTTAATCGGGCATTTACAAACCAATAAAGTAAAATACATTGCTCCTTTTATAGATACCATACAAAGTGTAGATTCTGAAAAATTATTATTAGAAATTAATAAAGAAGCAGTAAAAAACAATAGGATAATTAAAGTTTTACTTCAAGTAAAAATTGCCGAAGAAGAAACCAAGTATGGTCTTGAAATCTCAGAAGCTAAAGAAATTTTCAGTAATTATTTAGAACATCAATATCCAAATATTGAAATTCTAGGATTGATGGGGATGGCTACTTTTACAGACAACAAAACTCAAGTAAAATCTGAATTTTTGATACTCAAATCTTTATTTGATGAACTTTCTACCTTCAGAAAACTAGAAACACTCTCTATGGGAATGAGTGACGATTTTGCTCTTGCAATAGAATGTGGTTCTACTTCTGTAAGAATTGGTTCTGCAATTTTCGGGGCTAGAAACTATTAA
- a CDS encoding ArsR/SmtB family transcription factor, producing MGISKTEHFTEEQNEVAKLMKALSHPARIAIVEYLLSVDSCICNDIVEEIKLAQPTVSQHLKELKNVGIIQGEIDGKAICYCINPETLKKMEHFISEIFQKIEKQNNCC from the coding sequence ATGGGAATTTCTAAAACTGAACATTTCACAGAAGAACAAAATGAAGTCGCAAAATTGATGAAAGCGCTTTCTCATCCTGCTAGGATTGCGATTGTAGAATATTTACTTTCTGTAGATTCATGTATTTGTAATGATATTGTAGAAGAGATAAAATTGGCCCAACCTACTGTTTCTCAACATTTGAAGGAATTGAAGAACGTAGGGATTATTCAGGGTGAAATAGACGGGAAAGCCATTTGTTACTGCATCAATCCAGAAACATTGAAAAAAATGGAACATTTTATTTCTGAAATTTTCCAAAAAATAGAAAAACAAAATAACTGTTGCTAA
- a CDS encoding arsenite methyltransferase — translation MNSNEEIKEMVKQKYAEIALQNQDTNASSCCGSGGCSTEVYNIMTDDYDHLEGYNPDADLKLGCGLPTEFAKIKKGDYVVDLGSGAGNDCFVARAETGESGKVVGIDFTPEMIEKARNNADKLGFNNVEFRLGDIENIPLMSNVADVVVSNCVMNLVPNKPKAFAEVQRILKPTGHFSISDIVLVGDLPEKIKNAAEMYAGCVASAIQMEDYLKIIENSGFKNITLQKKKPIIVPDDILKNYLNEEEIQQYKDSTTRIYSITVYAEKVVGCCTPNTGCC, via the coding sequence ATGAATTCTAACGAAGAAATCAAAGAAATGGTAAAGCAAAAATATGCAGAAATCGCTTTACAAAACCAGGATACTAACGCTTCATCTTGCTGTGGTAGTGGCGGTTGTAGTACAGAAGTGTACAATATTATGACTGATGATTATGACCATTTGGAAGGATATAATCCAGATGCAGACCTTAAATTAGGTTGCGGTTTGCCTACAGAATTTGCCAAAATTAAAAAAGGAGATTATGTAGTAGATTTAGGAAGTGGAGCGGGGAATGACTGTTTCGTAGCTCGTGCAGAAACTGGCGAATCTGGAAAAGTGGTTGGGATAGATTTCACTCCTGAAATGATAGAAAAAGCCAGAAATAATGCAGATAAATTAGGTTTCAATAATGTAGAATTCCGTTTGGGAGATATCGAGAACATCCCTTTAATGAGCAATGTTGCTGATGTTGTGGTAAGCAACTGCGTAATGAATTTGGTGCCTAACAAACCAAAAGCTTTTGCAGAAGTTCAACGAATTCTGAAACCAACTGGTCATTTTTCTATTTCAGATATTGTTTTGGTGGGAGATTTGCCAGAGAAAATTAAAAATGCTGCAGAAATGTACGCTGGATGTGTAGCTTCGGCCATTCAAATGGAAGATTATTTGAAAATCATCGAAAATTCTGGTTTCAAAAACATTACTTTACAGAAGAAAAAACCGATTATCGTTCCCGATGATATTCTAAAAAATTACCTGAACGAAGAAGAAATTCAGCAGTATAAAGATTCTACAACTAGAATTTACAGTATCACTGTTTACGCAGAGAAAGTAGTTGGTTGTTGTACTCCAAATACTGGGTGTTGTTAA